In Thunnus maccoyii chromosome 3, fThuMac1.1, whole genome shotgun sequence, the following proteins share a genomic window:
- the rbm12 gene encoding RNA-binding protein 12: protein MAVVIRLQGLPIVAGTMDIRHFFSGLTIPDGGVHIVGGEHGEAFIVFATDEDARLGMMRTGGAIKGSKVSLLLSSKTEMQNMIELSRRRFEAGAGAVETAAPTAGNANRQTGAAPIPTVQPGAGGRSGSHGNQGFSNTPASVTAPSSSQEPTSNKAVASLASVVPSFPNSYSSAPTVTTALASLNAGPPPMPPLPSMPSMPPMPTLPTIPVPPPVSSLPPVPTVSPLSQGPPVPPMSHLPHMSSLPPFNPSLPPPAGLGSGLPLGTPNPMLFNPLSPLASLGLQAHMKAAAAAATGVASPDEMFVLLQNLPFSCSEVEVREFFRGLGVDGVRLLRDGQGRPTGRAMVKFFSPQDSFEAVKRGGGMMGQRFIEITPGSERQWASLNNSMIGHTPHNISKSNNSHESQDQQHRRGNAGAGGRDQRGRSRSPHRQEFCVYLKGLPYEADKKQIKEFFKNLAIVEDSIYIAYGPNGRATGEGFLEFKTEQDYKTALGAHMQYMGTRFIQVHPISRKGMLEKIDMIRKREAAQGDGKNQDGLKAPRNCAHITNIPYNVSKKDVRAFLEGVGLYEDTLKVLTDSHGNGLGQAIFQLRTEEDARKAERLHRQKLNGRDAFVHLVTFEQMKEIERNPPPQNKRGQRNQNQNQQNQNQNQHQQAQPSPQQPQINPFAGISGEEFNFLRNTMGNLNSAPFVTPFSAPGNGLAGPPPLPPLAAGLGDVNLGVAPPLVAGLPGAPILEPPGFRPGAAAGAPFSQDGLRGLVPFDNANRKVGGGGQNRGGGANNNQGRPGAGATGGQQGFSPGPDGLRNQPAPGGANNPNSQRGAAGPTIVKLQNMPFTVTVDEIMDFFYGYQVLPGSVCLQFSEKGLPTGEAMVAFQNHEEAAAAVMDLNDRPIGARKVKICLG from the coding sequence ATGGCGGTAGTCATCAGGCTGCAAGGTCTGCCCATAGTGGCCGGCACCATGGACATCAGACACTTCTTCTCTGGCCTCACCATCCCTGATGGGGGAGTACACATCGTGGGGGGTGAGCATGGCGAGGCCTTCATTGTCTTTGCCACTGACGAGGATGCTCGGCTGGGGATGATGCGTACAGGCGGGGCCATCAAGGGCTCTAAAGTGTCATTATTGCTCAGCAGCAAGACAGAAATGCAGAACATGATTGAGTTGAGCCGCCGCAGGTTTGAGGCTGGGGCGGGTGCTGTGGAGACAGCTGCACCTACAGCAGGAAATGCCAACCGGCAAACTGGTGCCGCTCCTATACCCACAGTGCAGCCTGGGGCAGGGGGGAGAAGTGGTAGCCATGGAAACCAGGGTTTCAGTAACACCCCGGCCTCAGTGACGGCACCAAGCTCATCTCAGGAGCCAACAAGCAACAAGGCAGTGGCTAGCCTGGCCAGCGTGGTGCCCAGCTTCCCCAACAGCTACAGCTCTGCCCCCACTGTCACCACAGCTCTGGCATCGCTCAATGCAGGCCCCCCACCCATGCCTCCTCTTCCCAGCATGCCCTCCATGCCCCCTATGCCCACACTGCCCACCATTCCAGTTCCTCCTCCAGTATCTTCCCTCCCCCCGGTCCCTACTGTCTCCCCTCTTTCCCAAGGACCCCCAGTGCCACCTATGTCCCACCTCCCCCACAtgtcctcccttcctcccttcaACCCCTCCTTACCTCCTCCTGCAGGACTGGGCTCAGGCCTCCCCTTAGGAACCCCCAACCCAATGCTGTTCAACCCTCTGTCCCCTCTGGCCTCTCTTGGCCTCCAGGCCCACAtgaaggctgctgctgctgcagccactGGAGTGGCCAGTCCAGATGAGATGTTTGTCCTCTTGCAGAACCTCCCATTCTCCTGCTCAGAGGTGGAGGTCAGGGAGTTTTTCAGGGGTCTGGGGGTGGACGGGGTTCGTTTGCTTAGAGATGGGCAGGGTCGGCCAACTGGCAGGGCTATGGTAAAATTCTTCTCGCCTCAGGACAGCTTTGAAGCTGTTAAGCGGGGAGGTGGCATGATGGGTCAAAGGTTCATTGAGATTACCCCGGGTTCTGAGAGGCAATGGGCTAGCCTCAATAACAGCATGATAGGCCATACTCCCCACAATATCAGTAAATCAAATAACAGCCATGAGTCACAGGACCAGCAGCACCGCCGTGGCAATGCTGGTGCAGGAGGCCGGGATCAGCGAGGAAGGTCACGATCTCCTCATCGGCAGGAGTTCTGCGTCTACCTGAAGGGCCTTCCTTATGAGGCTGACAAGAAACAGATTAAGGAGTTCTTTAAGAATTTGGCCATTGTGGAGGACAGCATCTATATTGCCTATGGGCCAAACGGGCGAGCCACAGGAGAGGGCTTTCTTGAGTTCAAAACAGAACAGGACTACAAGACTGCTCTGGGTGCTCACATGCAGTATATGGGCACCCGCTTCATCCAGGTCCATCCAATCAGCCGCAAGGGAATGCTCGAAAAGATTGACATGATCCGCAAACGTGAAGCAGCACAGGGTGATGGCAAGAACCAGGATGGCTTGAAAGCTCCAAGGAACTGTGCTCATATCACCAACATCCCTTACAATGTCTCCAAGAAGGATGTCCGTGCCTTCTTGGAGGGGGTGGGGCTTTATGAGGATACCTTGAAGGTTCTGACAGATAGCCATGGCAACGGTTTAGGGCAAGCTATCTTCCAGCTGCGGACTGAGGAAGATGCCCGCAAAGCTGAAAGACTGCACCGCCAGAAACTCAACGGTCGTGATGCCTTTGTTCACTTGGTGACCTTTGAGCAGATGAAGGAAATTGAGAGGAATCCTCCTCCTCAAAACAAAAGAGGGCAGCGAaatcagaaccagaaccagCAGAACCAAAATCAAAACCAGCACCAGCAAGCTCAGCCTAGTCCCCAGCAACCCCAGATCAACCCGTTTGCTGGAATTAGTGGAGAAGAGTTTAACTTTCTCAGAAACACCATGGGGAACCTCAACAGTGCTCCCTTTGTGACTCCATTCTCAGCCCCAGGGAACGGACTGGCTggccctcctcctctccctcctctggcAGCAGGGCTGGGAGACGTGAATCTGGGCGTTGCTCCACCGCTTGTTGCTGGTCTTCCTGGGGCTCCGATCCTGGAGCCACCTGGCTTTCGAcctggagctgcagcaggagctcCGTTCAGCCAAGATGGGCTGAGAGGCTTGGTGCCCTTTGACAATGCCAACAGAAAAGTAGGTGGAGGAGGACAGAACCGAGGGGGAGGGGCTAACAACAACCAAGGTCGTCCAGGGGCTGGGGCTACTGGTGGACAGCAAGGGTTCTCTCCAGGACCTGATGGTCTCCGTAACCAGCCGGCTCCTGGAGGAGCCAACAATCCCAACAGTCAACGTGGTGCCGCTGGCCCGACAATTGTAAAGCTTCAGAACATGCCCTTCACTGTAACTGTGGACGAGATCATGGACTTCTTCTATGGATACCAGGTGCTGCCAGGCTCAGTCTGCCTGCAGTTCAGTGAGAAAGGCCTGCCAACTGGTGAGGCCATGGTGGCCTTCCAGAACCATGAGGAGGCTGCTGCCGCCGTCATGGACCTAAATGACCGACCTATTGGAGCGCGTAAGGTCAAGATTTGCCTGGGTTAA